Proteins co-encoded in one Chitinophagales bacterium genomic window:
- a CDS encoding CARDB domain-containing protein, protein MKTFAAFIRNSFTIIVLFSLIFASLSTFAQDEIGKPQIPPYKNVFEKDKYKLKIPSNKGTIKPPVQNSRPDLVIEKITINPLVCYATTNPEPLNIEVTIRNRSRTSKALGTNDEPQEGYMIDIIFSTDQSAPVQYAILPQPYNFQEDMLAIGGRISNTSTLLPGESATYKLTTRVPTVDRRICANGYMYVGAVADSGQKIAEMNEANNTGFQVFRVYCK, encoded by the coding sequence ATGAAAACATTCGCAGCTTTTATCCGCAATTCTTTCACAATCATCGTATTGTTCAGTTTGATATTTGCCAGTTTATCCACGTTTGCACAAGACGAAATAGGCAAACCGCAAATTCCGCCCTACAAAAACGTGTTTGAAAAAGATAAGTACAAACTCAAAATCCCCTCCAATAAAGGCACAATCAAACCGCCCGTTCAAAACTCCAGACCCGATTTGGTCATCGAAAAAATCACCATCAATCCTCTTGTTTGTTACGCTACCACCAACCCCGAACCTTTGAACATTGAAGTGACCATCCGCAACAGAAGCCGCACGTCCAAAGCACTCGGCACCAATGACGAACCACAAGAAGGCTACATGATTGACATCATTTTTTCCACTGACCAATCTGCCCCCGTCCAATATGCCATTTTACCACAACCGTATAATTTCCAAGAAGATATGTTGGCAATTGGTGGACGCATCAGCAACACCAGCACTTTATTGCCTGGTGAAAGTGCGACCTACAAACTGACTACCCGTGTGCCAACTGTTGACCGTCGCATTTGTGCCAATGGCTATATGTATGTGGGAGCAGTAGCGGATTCGGGGCAGAAAATTGCAGAAATGAATGAGGCAAACAATACTGGATTTCAAGTTTTTCGGGTGTATTGTAAGTAG
- a CDS encoding gliding motility-associated C-terminal domain-containing protein: MKSIRTLFIFLFSFFIFPKQLSANHAMAVDLTYACLDETEQTYTVTLDFYFDCGSVIIQQPAASVLVNVFSNSCGEALNIELTRDLNIEGEEVSQLCEDILNNGQSNCENGNFPGVKKYIFEGTVKLPKKCTDWIFSYRLTELEFRSATITNLVSPELQKIYVQATLDNTEGCNSAPSFAGIPVGYYCTQTSTFTHGVIETDGDDLQFTLIQPLSGLNNPIPYTNGGTPDNPFLTNSFTFDDATGEIQFETNLAQFPVVAVLVEEYRNGKLIGSVIRDMQFVVLDCENQGVTPITLPQIPPDQSSFVVCAGQNVHLDFEFADADADAEITVTARNIADFNGANFSQIPDPNNPGIANFDWFPSVADVGLHVLEIEVNDNRCPISSRLVYTYTIEVVGEPLAGPDLSYCNSGGALQVAIEGGGQFIWSPTTNLTFLNADNSLVEILPTETENTELVYTITNSCNLSDELKVTVVQDLLLDFSDDVTVCQGNFAAMYALPISGEPSFYTYQWSPANEVDNPTAAAVIATPTENSTYSVSVRSNESGCIVTHDFNIGVSSFTGEVTVNAEDTELCLGESTQLSATGIFNEILNCGIETDLQQCGGESTIYELGEMEGSEVTYTPYHGDKKGNRLQILYKRDDLAAMGMKSGYINAIAFNITNLLSGGNVTYHEMSIKMGCTDVELINDFQLGLQEVYFANTFNTIAGWNRHDFFRSYKWDGMSNLLIEICYNDATVASGSALFDQIAYTTVDYACVFRAFSSSGGGCNLGLGPNINNGFKRLDIQFTVCPPTPQTLPTISWQPAESLDNPNIANPIASPTETTTYTVTFNDNGCSGSEQITINVPSAVDFSIRSDTSICEPQNVPLYIEGTLPPTATFAWLPTLGLDNPNSANPIADVTESIVYQVTISLNDACDSQITQEVNIEVGSLAATLTASEEAICVGETADLLVEGGATFEWLPSESLTCTDCPNPTANPATSTVYQVVVSDDSGCSAILTTAIEVNGLENVGIVEGGTICQGDTFSLSATGGSMYEWSPSAGLSCKDCAEPEANLTTTTTYQVLISDESGCSAVLETTVEVSDYPAITFISPNQSAVRGENLQLEVVGDFSTVEWSSVEGMVDFTVTNPIFTVQENVVFMVTVSNEMGCTTTAMVSIEALDAPEPELCTEILITNAFSPNGDGVNDRFFPAPQSFDELLQFSVYNRWGKEVYTTTTAGEGWDGVLDNELQDVGAYAYIIEAVCGEKTLRKQGWVVLIR; the protein is encoded by the coding sequence ATGAAGTCAATTCGTACACTTTTTATCTTTCTTTTTAGCTTCTTTATATTTCCCAAACAACTATCTGCCAACCATGCCATGGCAGTAGATTTGACCTATGCTTGCTTGGACGAAACTGAGCAAACCTATACGGTTACACTCGATTTCTACTTCGATTGTGGCAGTGTTATCATTCAGCAACCCGCTGCCAGCGTTTTGGTCAATGTTTTTTCGAATAGTTGTGGGGAAGCCCTAAATATAGAATTGACCCGAGACCTTAACATTGAAGGAGAGGAAGTGTCGCAACTTTGTGAAGACATTCTCAACAATGGTCAGAGCAATTGCGAGAATGGAAATTTCCCTGGGGTAAAAAAATACATTTTTGAAGGAACAGTCAAACTACCCAAAAAATGCACCGATTGGATATTCAGTTACCGCCTGACAGAATTGGAGTTTAGGAGTGCCACAATTACCAACCTCGTGTCACCCGAATTGCAGAAAATTTATGTACAAGCTACTTTAGACAATACAGAGGGCTGCAATTCAGCCCCGAGTTTTGCGGGTATTCCAGTTGGCTATTACTGCACCCAAACTTCCACTTTTACACACGGAGTCATCGAAACGGATGGTGACGATTTGCAGTTTACACTTATTCAACCACTTAGCGGCCTAAACAATCCCATTCCCTATACCAATGGAGGTACACCCGACAATCCTTTTCTGACCAATTCTTTCACGTTTGACGATGCAACAGGCGAGATTCAGTTTGAAACCAATTTGGCACAGTTCCCAGTTGTAGCCGTTTTGGTAGAAGAATACCGCAATGGAAAGTTGATTGGTTCGGTAATTAGAGATATGCAGTTTGTCGTGTTGGATTGTGAAAATCAAGGAGTTACTCCCATTACATTACCACAAATACCGCCCGACCAAAGCAGCTTTGTGGTCTGTGCTGGTCAAAATGTACATTTAGACTTTGAATTTGCAGATGCCGATGCCGATGCCGAAATTACGGTGACGGCTCGAAACATTGCCGACTTCAACGGGGCTAATTTCAGTCAGATCCCCGATCCTAATAACCCTGGAATCGCCAATTTTGATTGGTTTCCTTCCGTTGCAGATGTAGGGCTACACGTTCTCGAAATCGAAGTGAATGACAACAGATGCCCCATTTCATCAAGATTGGTTTATACCTACACCATTGAAGTGGTAGGAGAACCACTTGCTGGACCTGATTTAAGTTACTGTAATTCAGGTGGAGCATTGCAGGTAGCGATTGAAGGAGGCGGACAATTTATATGGAGTCCAACCACGAATCTTACCTTTTTAAACGCCGACAACAGTTTGGTTGAAATTCTCCCAACCGAAACCGAAAACACAGAATTGGTTTACACCATTACCAACAGTTGCAACCTTTCGGACGAATTGAAGGTGACTGTGGTACAAGATCTTTTGCTGGATTTCAGCGATGATGTTACTGTTTGTCAGGGTAATTTTGCAGCAATGTATGCACTGCCAATCAGTGGAGAACCTTCTTTTTATACCTATCAGTGGTCGCCTGCCAACGAGGTCGACAATCCTACGGCGGCGGCAGTTATAGCGACTCCCACCGAAAACTCGACCTACTCCGTCAGTGTGCGCTCCAATGAATCGGGCTGCATCGTGACGCATGACTTCAACATTGGCGTTTCGTCATTTACGGGTGAGGTGACAGTGAACGCGGAGGACACCGAACTTTGTTTGGGCGAAAGCACTCAATTGTCCGCCACAGGTATTTTTAATGAAATCTTGAATTGTGGTATAGAAACGGATCTTCAACAATGCGGTGGCGAATCGACAATCTATGAATTGGGTGAAATGGAAGGCTCAGAAGTGACCTATACGCCTTATCATGGCGATAAAAAGGGAAACAGATTGCAAATTTTGTATAAGCGTGACGACTTAGCTGCAATGGGTATGAAAAGCGGTTATATCAATGCCATTGCCTTCAATATCACCAATTTGCTCTCTGGCGGCAATGTCACCTACCACGAAATGAGCATCAAAATGGGCTGCACGGACGTTGAACTCATCAACGATTTTCAGTTGGGACTGCAAGAGGTGTATTTCGCCAATACCTTCAATACCATTGCAGGGTGGAACAGGCACGACTTTTTTAGGTCTTACAAATGGGATGGCATGTCGAACCTCTTGATTGAAATTTGTTACAACGATGCTACGGTTGCGAGTGGCAGTGCGCTATTTGACCAAATAGCCTATACGACTGTGGATTATGCTTGTGTTTTTCGAGCCTTCAGTTCTTCGGGAGGCGGCTGCAATTTGGGCTTAGGCCCCAATATCAACAATGGCTTCAAACGCCTCGATATTCAATTCACCGTTTGCCCCCCAACGCCTCAAACACTGCCCACGATTTCTTGGCAACCTGCCGAAAGCCTCGACAATCCGAACATTGCGAATCCCATAGCAAGTCCAACAGAAACAACAACCTATACCGTTACTTTTAACGACAATGGCTGTTCGGGTTCAGAGCAAATTACCATCAATGTACCCAGTGCTGTCGACTTTTCGATTCGATCAGATACCAGTATTTGTGAGCCTCAAAACGTGCCATTATACATTGAAGGCACCCTCCCTCCTACTGCAACGTTTGCTTGGCTGCCGACCTTGGGTTTGGACAATCCGAATAGTGCGAATCCTATTGCAGATGTCACCGAAAGCATTGTTTATCAAGTTACTATTTCGCTCAACGATGCTTGCGATAGCCAAATCACGCAGGAAGTGAACATTGAAGTTGGCAGTTTGGCGGCCACACTTACGGCTTCTGAGGAAGCAATTTGTGTTGGAGAAACGGCAGATTTGTTGGTAGAAGGTGGTGCGACTTTCGAATGGTTGCCTTCCGAAAGTTTGACGTGTACGGACTGCCCCAACCCTACTGCAAATCCTGCGACTTCAACAGTTTACCAAGTTGTTGTAAGCGACGATTCGGGTTGCAGTGCTATATTGACGACTGCTATTGAAGTGAATGGGCTGGAAAATGTGGGTATTGTTGAAGGTGGAACAATTTGCCAAGGAGATACATTTTCATTGTCTGCAACAGGTGGTAGTATGTATGAATGGTCACCTTCTGCGGGTTTGTCTTGCAAAGATTGTGCTGAACCAGAAGCAAATCTGACAACAACGACAACTTACCAAGTCTTGATTTCGGATGAATCGGGTTGTAGTGCAGTTTTGGAAACGACTGTTGAAGTGAGCGATTACCCTGCAATAACGTTCATTAGCCCAAATCAAAGTGCGGTTCGTGGGGAAAATCTGCAATTGGAGGTAGTGGGTGATTTTAGCACGGTAGAATGGTCTTCGGTTGAAGGAATGGTTGATTTTACGGTGACAAACCCTATATTTACCGTCCAAGAAAATGTGGTTTTTATGGTTACGGTATCGAATGAAATGGGTTGTACGACTACGGCAATGGTCAGCATTGAAGCTTTGGACGCGCCTGAACCTGAGCTTTGTACGGAAATTTTGATTACCAACGCTTTTAGTCCAAATGGAGATGGAGTGAATGACCGTTTTTTCCCTGCTCCCCAAAGTTTTGACGAATTGTTGCAATTCTCTGTTTACAATCGTTGGGGTAAGGAAGTCTATACTACTACGACTGCAGGTGAAGGTTGGGACGGGGTGTTGGACAATGAACTGCAAGATGTGGGGGCGTATGCCTATATTATTGAAGCGGTTTGTGGAGAAAAGACTTTGCGGAAACAGGGGTGGGTGGTGTTGATACGGTAA
- a CDS encoding DUF839 domain-containing protein: MKRTQNRRQFVKRLGMTGLGFMGLQSFLLQSTCTNAMTTNLSKMKYGALREDPLGIFNLPKGFSYKIISKKGDKMDDGLLVPGRCDGMATFEGKDGRVIIVRNHEINIEKDEIKLGNTAFGKKNELMAKIDRSKLYDIGKDDFPGLGGTTTMVYNPETQKVETQYLSLGGTYRNCAGGPTPWGSWITCEETVVKAGEVGGMVGKNHGYCFEVPASETVGLVKAVPLKDMGRFNHEAIAVDPKTSIVYLTEDRWDGLFYRFIPNVPGELEKGGRLQALAIIDNKSTDTRNWSELTGDKFPIGQPMEVTWIDMKDVDSPYDELRYEGFKRGATRFARGEGITWGNGEAYIACTNGGQIKKGQIFRYKPSVDEGTDTEKAHPGTIELFAEPNNISLLQNCDNLTIAPWGDVITCEDTDDPPRIIGITPQGEFYVLGMNVGYNSELAGVTFSPDGNTLFVNIQHEGLTLAITGDWKGGA, translated from the coding sequence ATGAAAAGAACACAAAATAGACGACAATTCGTCAAACGGTTGGGAATGACAGGTTTAGGATTCATGGGTTTGCAGAGTTTTTTGCTGCAATCTACGTGTACGAATGCCATGACGACCAACCTTTCTAAAATGAAATATGGCGCATTGAGGGAAGACCCTTTGGGAATTTTCAACCTGCCTAAAGGTTTCTCTTACAAGATTATCTCGAAAAAAGGGGATAAAATGGACGATGGATTGCTGGTGCCTGGTAGGTGTGATGGAATGGCGACTTTTGAAGGTAAAGATGGGCGGGTGATCATCGTGCGAAACCATGAAATCAACATTGAGAAAGACGAAATCAAGTTGGGTAATACGGCTTTTGGCAAGAAAAATGAGTTGATGGCGAAAATTGACCGCAGCAAACTCTACGATATTGGCAAGGATGATTTTCCTGGATTGGGCGGCACGACTACGATGGTTTACAATCCCGAAACCCAAAAAGTGGAAACCCAATACCTGAGTTTGGGTGGCACCTACCGCAACTGTGCGGGTGGACCAACACCGTGGGGCAGTTGGATTACCTGCGAAGAAACGGTGGTGAAGGCTGGCGAAGTTGGTGGCATGGTGGGCAAAAATCACGGTTATTGTTTTGAAGTACCTGCAAGCGAAACTGTGGGTTTGGTCAAAGCTGTTCCGTTGAAAGATATGGGGCGGTTCAACCATGAAGCGATTGCAGTAGATCCCAAAACAAGCATTGTTTATCTGACCGAAGACCGATGGGATGGACTCTTTTACCGCTTTATTCCAAATGTGCCTGGTGAATTGGAAAAAGGAGGCCGTTTACAAGCATTGGCGATTATAGACAATAAAAGCACCGATACCCGCAACTGGTCCGAATTGACAGGAGATAAATTTCCGATTGGGCAGCCAATGGAAGTGACTTGGATAGACATGAAGGATGTGGATTCTCCTTATGATGAGCTTCGTTATGAGGGTTTTAAGCGGGGGGCTACCCGTTTTGCTCGTGGGGAAGGGATTACTTGGGGCAATGGGGAGGCGTATATCGCATGTACGAATGGTGGTCAAATCAAAAAAGGGCAGATTTTTCGCTACAAACCGAGCGTGGATGAAGGTACGGATACCGAAAAGGCCCATCCTGGCACGATTGAATTGTTTGCCGAACCCAACAATATTTCTCTTCTACAAAACTGTGACAACCTGACGATTGCGCCATGGGGCGATGTTATTACATGTGAAGATACTGACGATCCTCCTCGTATTATTGGCATTACTCCTCAGGGGGAGTTTTATGTGTTGGGAATGAATGTGGGTTATAATTCAGAGTTGGCAGGAGTGACGTTTTCTCCTGACGGCAACACCTTGTTTGTGAATATTCAACATGAGGGTTTGACCTTGGCAATTACGGGGGATTGGAAAGGAGGGGCTTAG
- a CDS encoding T9SS type A sorting domain-containing protein, which yields MFRIGHSPHIFPNPTQDQVQLAWNTPATQLSVYNLTGQLVAQIHLNLGQKALQLEVVDWRSAVYLVVLEDEKGRVLGREKMVVR from the coding sequence ATTTTTAGGATAGGACACTCCCCACACATTTTCCCCAATCCCACCCAAGACCAAGTACAATTGGCTTGGAATACTCCCGCCACACAACTTTCGGTTTACAATCTGACAGGACAATTGGTAGCTCAAATTCACTTGAATTTGGGGCAGAAAGCACTGCAATTGGAAGTGGTGGATTGGCGGAGTGCGGTGTATTTGGTGGTGTTGGAGGATGAAAAAGGAAGGGTTTTGGGGAGGGAGAAGATGGTGGTACGGTAG
- a CDS encoding site-specific DNA-methyltransferase, producing MNNPIGQLIEKQALEKASVYYQEEKLLLLKADSLQADLFKEPFINLIVTSPPYNVGIDYKSNDDTLTYQDYLNFSEKWMQNCYNWTKPQGRFLLNIPLDKNKGGQRSVGADLTQLAQKVGWKYHSTIVWNEGNISRRTAWGSWLSASAPYVIAPVELIVVLYREDWKKTTGSKKSDITKQEFMDWTNGLWTFNGESKKRIGHPTPFPRTLPYRAIKLFSYLEDVVFDPFCGSATTLIEAKDNNRIGVGIEIDAEYCELAKNRIQKTTGSITF from the coding sequence ATGAACAATCCAATCGGACAACTTATTGAAAAACAAGCATTAGAAAAAGCATCCGTTTATTACCAAGAAGAAAAGTTGTTGCTATTGAAAGCAGATAGTTTGCAGGCTGATTTGTTCAAAGAACCGTTTATCAATCTGATTGTCACCTCTCCTCCCTACAATGTGGGCATTGATTACAAATCGAATGACGACACACTTACCTATCAAGATTACCTCAACTTTTCCGAGAAATGGATGCAAAACTGTTACAATTGGACAAAACCTCAAGGACGGTTTCTGTTGAACATTCCGTTGGACAAAAACAAGGGCGGACAGCGAAGTGTAGGAGCGGATTTGACACAGTTGGCACAAAAAGTGGGCTGGAAATACCACTCGACTATTGTGTGGAACGAAGGCAATATTTCACGCCGAACAGCTTGGGGCTCATGGCTTTCGGCCTCTGCACCTTATGTGATTGCGCCTGTCGAACTCATCGTTGTTTTGTACAGAGAAGACTGGAAAAAAACTACTGGCTCGAAAAAATCGGACATCACCAAACAGGAGTTTATGGACTGGACAAATGGCTTATGGACCTTCAATGGGGAGAGCAAAAAACGAATTGGACATCCTACGCCTTTTCCGAGGACTTTGCCTTATCGGGCCATCAAGTTGTTCAGTTATTTGGAGGATGTAGTGTTTGATCCTTTTTGCGGGAGCGCAACGACACTTATTGAAGCGAAAGACAACAACCGCATTGGAGTCGGGATAGAAATTGATGCGGAATATTGTGAGTTGGCTAAAAATCGAATTCAAAAGACCACCGGGTCAATTACTTTTTAG
- a CDS encoding ATP-binding protein produces MLSSMNIKNKLIVIQLLTAVVAIILCGVFFGLSYFNELKDNEIKNLYFSSRVTGELTNVHLDFLNQGLNVEDGTTEINKVLANFSTQPEVVSATVFDAKGNEVTRYTKKGEKYYNNYDTIDSHKDLWHEVDGNYYNVYNNIFFNAEFEGRLCIRYKSKADQILQDIFKISAIVLFIGFIVAFGLSSILQKSISDPILKLVSSMRQVSESKNYDIRVAQSGSDEIAELSSGFNEMLYQIKLRDDEVQTARNSLEQRVAERTKELHEKARALEISNKELEQFAYIASHDLQEPLRMIGSFAQLIARRYKGKINGEINDYIDFIVEGVSRMQNLIEDLLLFSRVNTRKTNFEQGDFKNIIEKCKSNLRYAIETNEAQITYTEMPTLIIDELKILQLFQNLVSNAIKFRSDIPPIIHIAAEEQEDQWLFAVKDNGIGIEKEYGKKVFMIFQRLHKNTYPGTGIGLSICKRIVELHRGNIWFESEVGHGTTFFFTIYKHIQPAKSEEVAVAKTSTY; encoded by the coding sequence ATGCTTAGTTCGATGAATATAAAAAATAAACTGATAGTTATTCAGTTACTTACAGCCGTTGTAGCAATTATATTATGCGGTGTGTTTTTTGGATTAAGTTATTTCAATGAATTGAAAGACAATGAAATAAAGAATTTATACTTTAGTAGTCGAGTCACAGGCGAGCTGACCAATGTACATTTGGACTTTTTGAATCAAGGACTGAATGTTGAAGACGGAACAACCGAAATCAACAAAGTTTTAGCCAATTTTTCTACACAACCCGAAGTCGTGAGTGCCACAGTATTTGATGCAAAAGGAAATGAAGTAACGAGATATACCAAAAAAGGAGAAAAATACTACAATAACTATGATACCATAGACTCTCACAAAGATCTTTGGCATGAAGTCGATGGTAATTACTACAATGTTTACAACAATATTTTCTTCAATGCAGAATTTGAAGGGCGACTCTGTATTAGATACAAATCAAAAGCCGATCAAATACTTCAAGATATTTTCAAAATTTCTGCAATTGTTCTTTTCATCGGTTTCATTGTAGCCTTTGGCTTATCCTCAATTCTCCAAAAATCTATCTCCGATCCCATTTTGAAACTGGTATCAAGTATGCGTCAAGTATCAGAATCAAAAAACTACGACATACGAGTAGCCCAAAGCGGCTCGGATGAAATTGCAGAATTGTCTAGCGGCTTCAATGAAATGCTCTATCAAATCAAACTCAGGGACGACGAGGTTCAGACGGCAAGAAACAGCTTGGAACAACGAGTAGCAGAAAGAACAAAAGAACTGCACGAAAAAGCTCGAGCCTTGGAAATCTCCAACAAAGAACTCGAACAATTTGCCTACATAGCGTCCCATGACCTGCAAGAACCTCTTAGGATGATTGGTAGTTTTGCACAGTTGATTGCCCGCCGATACAAAGGAAAAATCAATGGAGAAATCAATGACTACATTGACTTTATCGTAGAGGGTGTGTCGAGAATGCAAAACCTCATTGAAGATTTGCTCCTATTTTCAAGAGTCAATACCCGCAAAACCAATTTTGAGCAAGGCGACTTCAAAAATATCATTGAAAAGTGTAAATCCAATCTTCGGTATGCCATCGAAACCAATGAGGCACAAATTACCTACACCGAAATGCCTACCCTCATCATAGATGAATTGAAGATTTTGCAGCTTTTCCAAAACTTGGTTAGCAATGCCATTAAATTTCGGTCGGATATTCCTCCAATTATACACATTGCAGCGGAAGAACAGGAAGACCAATGGCTTTTTGCAGTGAAAGATAACGGTATCGGAATTGAAAAAGAATACGGCAAAAAAGTATTCATGATTTTCCAAAGATTACACAAAAACACCTATCCAGGAACAGGCATCGGTTTATCTATCTGCAAACGTATTGTGGAATTGCATCGAGGAAACATCTGGTTTGAGTCCGAAGTTGGGCATGGAACCACCTTCTTTTTTACCATTTACAAACACATCCAACCTGCTAAATCCGAAGAAGTTGCTGTTGCCAAGACTTCTACCTATTGA